A window of Gudongella oleilytica genomic DNA:
TAGTTCCAAAAGATGGAGTTGCAGCTGATGTGATCTACGAAACCAATACCGGGAAGGTAGTTGATCCTGAGGATATAGAAGGGGTCACAGCAGTTCTTTCAGAGCTTTATAAGGAATGGGCTGAAGGAAGGATAAGCCATGATCCCAACTGGTCTGAAATAGAGAAATACAGCCGGAAAAAGCAAACTGAAGCACTTTCTGATATATTTAAAAATGTGATCGAAATGGCGGCAGAGAGGAGTAGGAAATGAAAAGAAAATGGAATTGGGTCGACACCCTTGTAATTGTCCTGATTGCAGCAGCGATAATTGTGTTTTTCAACAGGGACAGAGTAGCAGGAGGAGTTGCACCGACAAATAGAAGGAACATAACCTTTACTGTAGAAGCAAAGAAGCTCCCAAGGGATCTGGTCACAGAGCTTAAGACAGGCGACCAGATATTCTCACAGTACAAGCTGCAGAACGCATATATAACTGAGATAAATGTCAAACCTACTGTTAAGTCATTAATTGCTGACGATGGTACTATTAAGACATACGATGACGAAGAGGAAATGGTTCTGGAGGCAACTATCGATGCCGAGGTCCTGTCCAGCGGACCATATCTGGACCTTGGCGGACAGGAAATCAAGGTAGGTCTCCAATTCATCCTTAAGACGATTGATGTCGAAGTCACGTCTGACATAAAGCATATCGAGGTGAAGCCATGAAGATGATAAATAAGGAAGGCAAGGTATTTAATAAGATCAACATCCTGGATCTTGTTTTTGTGGCTGCGATTGCATTTCTGATATTTTTGTCTGTTATAAAGATAATGGGCAAGGACCTTGACGACATAAGCCTTGATTCACAGATAAGGACTATCGAGGCAGAGGTTTCCGTAGTAATGGATAAAGGCTACCTGGATACAATAAGGATAGGCGACAGACTTGGCGAAACAAAGCAGCATCTGGATGCCTATGTGGAAAGTGTTGAAATTGAGCCAGTTAAAGTCACTAATGTAGATTCTGACGGAAACCCGGTAGTTTCTGTGGATCCCTTGAAGGAAAAGGCAAAGGTGGTTTTCAAGGCGACAATTCCGTTTGAAAGCAACAGCTATAAACTTGGAAAGCAGGAGCTTAGACAAGGTAAGATAATTTTTCTTGAGTCTGATTTTTACAGATATTTTGCACAAATCGAAAGTATTAAGGTTGTGGATTGACATGAACGTTAAAAATGCTATCAAGGGGAGCTACCTCTTCTACCTTTTAGGAAGACTTGGATATGTAGCATCTAACAGCAGGATATTCAATATAAGCCTGAATCAGGGGAATAGACTGAAGGATACCGGGAAGAGGAGCTGGATGGAGTCCAGTGCCTTTTACAGGCTGATGGAGTGGGTTGACTCCATTCTTCAAAAGGTGGATAAATGGCTTAATAAGGCACTTTCTGAGAGCATGACGATGAGCTGGATCGTTGCTGGCAGGAGGAAGTCAATAAAAACCAGAGAAAGTGCTGTGCTGTCCTCAAGCGTCCTGGCAGGTGCACTGACTCGGATTGTCAGATCCATTGGCTTTTCTGATCTGCTTGCAGTATCCATCGGATTCTATATGGTGATAGACTATGTTGTAAGGAGACTTCCAGGGATATCGGCTATTGGATCTGTCTGGGATGAGCTTCTGCTTTTATTCGTAGTATTCTACGTGGTGCTGACGAGAGTTAGAAGTAACGGGAAGATCAGACTTAATCTAACGCCTATGGACCTGCCTGTTCTGATCTATCTTATTATAGGTATAACCCATGTTTTTATAAGAGCACTTGACCTGAGTGTGGCAATAGAAGGCTTCAGAGCCGTATTCCAGCATATATTATGGTATTTTGCCGCAACGCAGCTCATAAGAGATGAGGACACTGCCGGGAAGGTAGTTGATGGGATGATCCTTATGGGGCTTTTTCTCGGTCTTCATGCAATTTATCAATATGTTATGAAGGTGCCTATGCCAGGGAACTGGGTCGATACTGCTGAAAATATAACTACAAGGGCTTATTCTATAATTGGAAGCCCAAACATCCTGGGAGTGATATTCGTTTTGTTCATAAATATAACCATGGCAAGAGCATTGTCCTCCAAGGGATGGAAACACAGGGTATACTATGGCGGATCAGCTCTTATAATGCTCGCAGGGTTATTATTTACAATGTCCCGAGGAGCATGGCTTGCATTTGCATTCGGAGTAGGTATATTTACTCTAATACTGGTTCCAAAGCTAATAATACCGCTTTCTGGTGTGGGAGCAGGTTTTGTTCTTTTTGGAGGAACCTTGAGTGAAAGGCTTTTATATATGATGTCGCCTGTTTATCTTATGAAGTCTGCAGCAGGGGGAAGGCTGTACAGATGGGCTATTGGTTACGAACTATGGACCAGGAACAAGCTCTTTGGAGTAGGATTGGGGCGGTTTGGAGGAGCTGTTGCCATCAACAACAGACTGGCACCCTTCTATCTTGATAATTATTATCTGAAGACACTGGTTGAAATGGGGATTTATGGAGTAGCGGGCTTATTATTTGTAATAATATGCTTTATTGTATCCTCCTTGAGGGCCATAGGGAATCAACACTCCATTAAGGGAAGAATAATGACCATAGGTCTATTCTCTGGTGCAATGGGAGTTCTTGCACAGAATTTTGTTGAGAATATCTTTGAGGTACCGGGCATGGTCGTTTACTTCTGGCTTACTGTGGCACTTATAAACGCCTATGGAAAATTTAGAAATGTGGAGGCAGAAGGAAGGGGAAATTGATTTGAAGATTCTACATTTGATCAGCGGGGGGGATACTGGAGGAGCTAAGACTCACATAATATCTCTTCTTAAGGGTCTGAATAAAAGAATAGATGCCCGGATCATCTGCTTCATTGAGGACACCTTCTATGAGGATGTTCTGGCAGCAGGGATACCGATAAAGGTATTCAAACAGAAAAGCCGCTCAGATATGTCAGTCATAAGAAGACTTACAGAAGAAATAAACCAGGAGGGCTATGACATCATCCACTGTCATGGAGCAAGAGCAAATTTCATTGCCCAATTCCTAAAAGGGAGAGTAAAGAAGCCCTTCATGACAACTATACACAGCGATTATAAGCTGGACTTTAAGGACAACTTTTATAAAAGACTCGTATATACCACCTTGAACACAATTTCACTGAGGAGATTCGATTATTTTGTTGCGGTGTCTGACAGCTTCAGGGAGATGCTCATATCAAGGGGATTCAAGAGAGACCGTATATTTGTAACGTATAATGGTATCGATATGGGTATTCCTGGTGATTATGTTACAAAAGAAGAGTTTCTAAACAGATACGGGATAGAGGATCAAGGGCTGCCTTTAGTAGGCATTTTAGCAAGACTTGATAAGGTCAAGGATCACAGGACATTTATTGAAGCTGCTAAGCACGTACTAAAAACCGTTGATGCTAATTTCCTGATTGCAGGAGATGGTGCAGATGAAGAATCCTTGAGGGATCTTGTAAGGGAGTATGGTCTTGAAAAGAGGATCCATTTCATCGGTTTTGTGAGTGATCCCTATTCCTTCTTCAATGCAATAGATATCAATGTCCTGACATCAGTCAGTGAGAGCTTCCCGTATGTTATCCTTGAAGGGGCAAGGATGAAAAAGCCGGTTGTATCAACTGAAGTCGGTGGGATTGGAAGACTTGTGGACAATGGAGAGAACGGGTTCCTTTGCCAGCCAGGCGACTGGGAAGCCATTGGCGAGAGAATTATCTCCCTGATTATCGACAATAATATGGCCGGAATTATGGGTGAAAGGCTCCATCAGGCAGCAGCCGAAAGGTTTTCCTACGACTCGATGGCTGATTCTCACATAAAGATGTACACTAATATATTATCTATGGGGCCTAGAATAGTAATGTCAGGATACTTCGGATTTGACAACAGCGGAGATGATGCAATACTCAAAGCGATAGTCAAGGATCTGAGGGAATATGATCCTTCTGTCAGGATAAAGGTCCTCTCAAAAGATCCTTACAAAACCGAACAACTTTGCCCTGTCATTTCTGCCAACAGATTCAAGCTAAGGGAGGTAATTGACGCAGTCAAAGAGTCCGATCTCGTTATAAGCGGAGGTGGGAGTCTGCTGCAGGATGTAACCTCCACGAGATCTCTTCTTTACTATCTGGCGCTAATGAAGCTTGCAATGCTGTTAAGAAAACCTGTTATGATATATGCCAACGGGATAGGACCTATTAATAAAGCGTTTAACAGAAACATTACCAGATGGATTCTTGACAGGGTGGATCTTATAACTCTGAGGGACAAGGGTTCTCTTGATTTTGTTCGGTCCATCGGAGTAAAAAATGACAAGATATTAGTTACGGCCGATCCTGTTTTTACATTAAATCCTTCTGATAGAAGCAGGATAATGGAGATATTTGAAGCTGAGGGGATCGATCACTCTAAACCACTGATCGGAATTTCTGTGAGAGGATGGCGGAACGAGGAAGGGATAGTCAGTGCAGTCGCCGAAGGAGCCAGAAGGCTTATTGACAATAAATCCGTGGGTGTGATAATGATACCCATGCATTACCCTGAGGACCTTGGTATAAGCAAGAGGATCTCGGAACTCACAGGCTCGGGCAATTGCTGGACTCTTAAGGGCAAGTACTCGGTCGAAGAGATCATGGGAGTTATAAGGGAAACAGAAATGATGGCTGCTATGCGCCTGCATTCTCTCATTTACGCAGCTACACAGGGAGTACCGGTCGCAGGGCTTGTTTACGATCCAAAGGTAAAAGGGTTCTTGGACGAAATGGACCTCGATCACTACCTGGATGTGGAAAACATAACTGCTGATGGATTTTATGATCTGGTATCCGAGGTGTGGTTAGAGAAGGAAACTATAAGAAGCTCCATAGACAGCCATAAGGAAAGACTGGAAAAGCTTGCTTTGGAGAATGTGATGCAGGCATACAGCTTAATTGGAAGGTGATTGGATGAGAAGGCTCGATATAATGGGCGTAGAGATTCTTGATACTACGCTCGATGAAATAACTAAAGCCCTTGAGGAAGATTTACAAAGGGGCAATAAGGTCAAGGTCTTTACTCCAAACACTGAGATCGTAATGGCAGCAAGGAAAAGCATCAGACTAAGGGATGAAGTAAATAAAGGTACCTATGTTATCCCGGATGGAATAGGTCTTCTTCATGGAGCTCGACTGAGAGGTGTGGAGATAAGAGAAAGAGTCACCGGATATGATACCTCGATGGAGCTGTTAAGAATAGCTAATGACAATGGTTACAGCCTGTTCCTGATAGGCGGCAGAGAGGGAGTGGCAGAAGAGGCTGCTATGAATATCCAGCGCGATTATCCAGGAATAAGGATAGCAGGTCATCACCATGGTTATTTCAAGGGAACTCACACAAACAGCCCCGGTGAAGAGGAAGAACGGGTAATAGAGCTTATTCACAAATCTAAGGCTGATATTATCTTCGTCGGCTTTGGGTTTCCAAGGCAGGAAGTATGGATCAACTCTCATATGGACAATCTTGGTGTGAAGGTTGCCATAGGCAACGGAGGAGTCATCGATATTCTTGCCGGAAGGGCAAAAAGAGCTCCGGAGATTTTTATAAAACTGGGATTGGAGTGGCTTTACAGACTCATTTCTGATCCATCAAGGATAAAGCGGCAGATAGTACTGCCTCTATTTTTAATAAGAGTAATGCTCGAAAAAGATTCAATAAAAAGGCTTTAGTAAAAGGAGGGCGATTTAATGAATATTGATCAGCGAAGTATAGACACCATAAGGATGCTGTCTGCGGAGGCGGTAGAAAAGGCGAAATCAGGTCACCCGGGTATGCCCTTGGGAGCAGCGCCAATGGCCTATACATTATGGTCAAGGGTGATGGATCACAACGGCAAGAATCCGACATGGTTTAATCGCGACAGGTTTATTCTTTCGGCAGGACATGGCTCGATGCTTTTATATTCTATGCTGCACTTATTCGGATATGGATTGGAAATAGAGGACCTTAAGAACTTCAGGCAGCTTGGTAGCAAGACGCCCGGTCATCCGGAATATGGCCACACAAAAGGAGTCGAGGCGACGACAGGGCCTCTTGGACAAGGGATTTCAACTGCAGTTGGGATGGCTATGGCTGAAGCGCACATGGCTGCAGTCTTCAATACTGAGGACATCAAGGTAATCGACCATTACACCTATGTTATAGCAGGAGACGGGGATTTGATGGAGGGTATCAGCAATGAAGCCTCCTCACTTGCTGGAACGCTTGGTTTAGGAAAGCTTATTGTCTTATATGACTCAAACTCCATTTCGATCGAGGGAAGCACTGATCTGGCCTTTACCGAGAAGGTCAGAGATCGCTATACGGCACTTGGTTGGGACACTCATTATGTTGGAGACGGTACAGATATCGAAGCTGTTGAACAGGCCATCCTTGCCGCAAAAGCTGAGGACAGGAAGCCCTCACTGATCGAGGTCAGAACCAATATTGGTTATGGAACTGAAAAACAGGATTCAGCATCTGCACATGGTGAACCTCTTGGGTCCCATAACCTTGACATATTGAGAAAGAACCTGGGTTGGGAGCTGGAGTCATTCAAAGTACCAGATGAGGTTAGACAGCACATGGATGCTCTGATCGAGAGAGGCATGAATAAAGAGAAGGCTTGGAACGATCTCCTCCACAGCTATTCAGTAAAGTATCCCGAAAAAGCCAAAGAACTCGATATATGGCTATCTGGTGAGGTATCTGATGGTTATCTTGAATCTGAGGAGTTCTGGAGCTTTGAAAAGGGAGTATCCACAAGAGAAGCCTCAGGGATATTAATAAACAGACTTGCAGAAAGACTGCCCAGCCTGTTTGGCGGTTCAGCAGATCTTGCACCTTCAAATAAAACCAATATGAAGAACAGGACAGCATTCTCGAGAGAAGATTATTCAGGCTCAAACATCCACTTTGGCGTGAGGGAGCACGCGATGGGAGCTATCCTGAACGGCCTCGCACTGCATGGCGGCGTTAAGCCTTACGGGGGAACCTTCTTCATATTTACGGACTATATGAAGCCTGCAATGAGGCTGTCCTCACTTATGGAGCTTCCTGTGACCTATGTCCTTACACACGACAGCATAGGTGTGGGAGAGGATGGGCCAACACATCAGCCAATCGAGCAAATGGCTGTTTTCAGAGCCCAACCAAACTTTATCGCATTCAGGCCTGCCGATGCCAGAGAAACTGCTGCCGGATGGTATCTTGCCATGACGACAAAGAATACTCCTGTCGGATTGGTACTGACGAGGCAGAACCTGCCTTTACTGGAAGGAACCGGAAAGGACGCACTTAAGGGTGGTTATGTTCTGAAGAGAGAAACAGGAGAGCTCAGGCTCATACTGATAGCAACAGGCTCTGAGACAGAACTGGCTGTCAGGGCTTCCAATGAGCTGGAGAAAGATGGGATAGGCACAAGAGTCGTTAGCATGCCTTCATGGGAGCTGTTTGACCAGCAGTCGGAGGAGTACAGGAATGAGGTACTTCCAAACAATGTGAGAGCAAGAGTTGCCATTGAGGCAGCGACCTCAATGGGATGGCATAAGTATACAGGGATAGATGGAGCAATAATTTCACTGGATACCTTCGGGGGATCCGCTCCTGGTGAGCAGCTTTTCGAGAAATTTGGATTTACAGCGGAAAACGTCGTGAACGAGTCCAGAAAGCTTCTAAAATAAACACATCAAGGGATCTGGCAGCAGATCCCTTTTCCATTTGTCTATTGGTCTGAAAGCAATATGCATTTCAAAGGTCTGAAAAAAACGATTGCATAAGTTATTTTACCATGGTAAAATAAGAATTAACAATATTAAATAAATAGGAGGTTTTAATTATGAAAAACCGTCGTTTGGTAATGATACCTGGTCCAACACCTGTTGTAAGGTCCATTCAGGATCAAATGGGAAGAGAGACAGTAGCCTTTGGCGATCCAGGTTTTGTAAAGGATTTTAAAGAGCTGTTGACAGACCTTAAGGAGCTTTGGAAGTCCTCCGGAGAGGTATTCGTTGTTGCCGGAACAGGAACCATGGCAATGGAGATGGCAATCGCCAACACGCTGAAGTCAGGGGATAACCTGCTTATCGTATCACATGGCTTCTTTGGCGACAGATTCGTTGAACTTGCTGAGAGAAAGGGAATAGTCGCAGATATACTTAAGGCTGAATGGGGCAAGATAATCCCAGTTGAGGAAATAGAGAAGAAGCTTTCAGAGAAAAAGTATCAGGCTGTTACTGTAACTCATGTCGATACCTCAACAGGAGTATGTGCTCCAGTTGCTGAAATCGGCGAAATGATGAAGAAGTTTCCAGAGACGATTTACATTGTTGATGGAGTATGCGCAACAGCAGGTGAAAGGGAATACATCGACGAAATGAACATAGACGTTCTTCTTACAGGATCCCAAAAGGCTTTTGGAGTTGCACCTGGACTTGAAATGGTTTGGGCAAGCCAAAAGGCACTTGCCAGAAGAAAAGAAATTGGCACTATTCCCGAGTATTATGTAGATTTCGAGAAATGGTTGCCTATCATGCAAGACACATCAAAATATTACGCAACTCCCGCTGTCAATTTGATATGGGCTCTTAAGGAATCCGTAAGACTTATTAAGGAAGAGGGGATCGAAGCAAGATATGACAGACACATAAAGGTTGGAAGAGCTATGCAGTCAGCTCTTGAGTCTATGGGCTTTGGGATTCTTGCAGACAAGGACCACAGAGCTGTTACTCTCTCAAATGTACTTTATCCTGAAGGCATAGATGATATGAAATTCAGAACTATCCTTGCAGAGGAAGGCGCTCAGGTTGCAGGTGGACTTGCTGCCTATGCTGGAAAGATGTTCAGAATAGGACACATGGGAAACGTCGACATGCACGATTTGGTTGGGGCTATTTCAGCCATAGAGAGGACCCTTTACAGAATGGGCACAGACATCCTTGGCAAGGGAGTGGCAACACTTCAGAAAGAGCTTTTGAAATAATAGAACTACGAGATAATGCAGTCCGACACCGGACTGCATTTTTTTATCTCAAATCAATCATAAAAGCCTTCATCACAGGGCAAGAGACCCTTCTCGGATATTATCATCTCAACAGGCAGATCAAAACTTTCTCTTGGGACATGGTCGAGGATTTGCAGACTGAAGCCTATAGCTATTTTTTTCGCATCTCTCCTTAATCTGGGAAGAAATCTGTCATAAAATCCGCCGCCATAACCAACTCTGTAGCCATGGTGATCAAATGCAACACCCGGCACTAAAACAACGTCTATTTCATCAGGCTCTATCGGCCTTGTAAACTCCTCCTTAGGTGTCAGGATATTAAAATACCCGGGTTCCAGTTCATCCATAGTGGTTATGACAGAAGGTATAAGCTCCTTTGTTTCATGGACTGCTATGGGAACTGCAACTCTTTTACCATCCTTCAGGGCTCTGTTTATGATCAATGATGTATTCATCTCGCTGCCAAAGTTTACGAAACACATGATCGTCCTGGCCTTCTTGTAGTATGTCGTTGAAGCGACAAGCTCCATTATCCTGGTGCTGTATGCCTCATGCAATTCAGGGCTTAGCTTTGCTCTTTCCTTAAGTACAAATCTCCTGACTTCTTTTTTATTCATATTAATCACCTCAAGTGGTTTATTTATGACCCGTTTTCATATATA
This region includes:
- a CDS encoding DUF4330 domain-containing protein — translated: MKMINKEGKVFNKINILDLVFVAAIAFLIFLSVIKIMGKDLDDISLDSQIRTIEAEVSVVMDKGYLDTIRIGDRLGETKQHLDAYVESVEIEPVKVTNVDSDGNPVVSVDPLKEKAKVVFKATIPFESNSYKLGKQELRQGKIIFLESDFYRYFAQIESIKVVD
- a CDS encoding O-antigen ligase family protein, yielding MNVKNAIKGSYLFYLLGRLGYVASNSRIFNISLNQGNRLKDTGKRSWMESSAFYRLMEWVDSILQKVDKWLNKALSESMTMSWIVAGRRKSIKTRESAVLSSSVLAGALTRIVRSIGFSDLLAVSIGFYMVIDYVVRRLPGISAIGSVWDELLLLFVVFYVVLTRVRSNGKIRLNLTPMDLPVLIYLIIGITHVFIRALDLSVAIEGFRAVFQHILWYFAATQLIRDEDTAGKVVDGMILMGLFLGLHAIYQYVMKVPMPGNWVDTAENITTRAYSIIGSPNILGVIFVLFINITMARALSSKGWKHRVYYGGSALIMLAGLLFTMSRGAWLAFAFGVGIFTLILVPKLIIPLSGVGAGFVLFGGTLSERLLYMMSPVYLMKSAAGGRLYRWAIGYELWTRNKLFGVGLGRFGGAVAINNRLAPFYLDNYYLKTLVEMGIYGVAGLLFVIICFIVSSLRAIGNQHSIKGRIMTIGLFSGAMGVLAQNFVENIFEVPGMVVYFWLTVALINAYGKFRNVEAEGRGN
- a CDS encoding WecB/TagA/CpsF family glycosyltransferase, producing the protein MRRLDIMGVEILDTTLDEITKALEEDLQRGNKVKVFTPNTEIVMAARKSIRLRDEVNKGTYVIPDGIGLLHGARLRGVEIRERVTGYDTSMELLRIANDNGYSLFLIGGREGVAEEAAMNIQRDYPGIRIAGHHHGYFKGTHTNSPGEEEERVIELIHKSKADIIFVGFGFPRQEVWINSHMDNLGVKVAIGNGGVIDILAGRAKRAPEIFIKLGLEWLYRLISDPSRIKRQIVLPLFLIRVMLEKDSIKRL
- a CDS encoding 5-formyltetrahydrofolate cyclo-ligase translates to MNKKEVRRFVLKERAKLSPELHEAYSTRIMELVASTTYYKKARTIMCFVNFGSEMNTSLIINRALKDGKRVAVPIAVHETKELIPSVITTMDELEPGYFNILTPKEEFTRPIEPDEIDVVLVPGVAFDHHGYRVGYGGGFYDRFLPRLRRDAKKIAIGFSLQILDHVPRESFDLPVEMIISEKGLLPCDEGFYD
- a CDS encoding pyridoxal-phosphate-dependent aminotransferase family protein encodes the protein MKNRRLVMIPGPTPVVRSIQDQMGRETVAFGDPGFVKDFKELLTDLKELWKSSGEVFVVAGTGTMAMEMAIANTLKSGDNLLIVSHGFFGDRFVELAERKGIVADILKAEWGKIIPVEEIEKKLSEKKYQAVTVTHVDTSTGVCAPVAEIGEMMKKFPETIYIVDGVCATAGEREYIDEMNIDVLLTGSQKAFGVAPGLEMVWASQKALARRKEIGTIPEYYVDFEKWLPIMQDTSKYYATPAVNLIWALKESVRLIKEEGIEARYDRHIKVGRAMQSALESMGFGILADKDHRAVTLSNVLYPEGIDDMKFRTILAEEGAQVAGGLAAYAGKMFRIGHMGNVDMHDLVGAISAIERTLYRMGTDILGKGVATLQKELLK
- a CDS encoding DUF4330 family protein; this encodes MKRKWNWVDTLVIVLIAAAIIVFFNRDRVAGGVAPTNRRNITFTVEAKKLPRDLVTELKTGDQIFSQYKLQNAYITEINVKPTVKSLIADDGTIKTYDDEEEMVLEATIDAEVLSSGPYLDLGGQEIKVGLQFILKTIDVEVTSDIKHIEVKP
- the tkt gene encoding transketolase gives rise to the protein MNIDQRSIDTIRMLSAEAVEKAKSGHPGMPLGAAPMAYTLWSRVMDHNGKNPTWFNRDRFILSAGHGSMLLYSMLHLFGYGLEIEDLKNFRQLGSKTPGHPEYGHTKGVEATTGPLGQGISTAVGMAMAEAHMAAVFNTEDIKVIDHYTYVIAGDGDLMEGISNEASSLAGTLGLGKLIVLYDSNSISIEGSTDLAFTEKVRDRYTALGWDTHYVGDGTDIEAVEQAILAAKAEDRKPSLIEVRTNIGYGTEKQDSASAHGEPLGSHNLDILRKNLGWELESFKVPDEVRQHMDALIERGMNKEKAWNDLLHSYSVKYPEKAKELDIWLSGEVSDGYLESEEFWSFEKGVSTREASGILINRLAERLPSLFGGSADLAPSNKTNMKNRTAFSREDYSGSNIHFGVREHAMGAILNGLALHGGVKPYGGTFFIFTDYMKPAMRLSSLMELPVTYVLTHDSIGVGEDGPTHQPIEQMAVFRAQPNFIAFRPADARETAAGWYLAMTTKNTPVGLVLTRQNLPLLEGTGKDALKGGYVLKRETGELRLILIATGSETELAVRASNELEKDGIGTRVVSMPSWELFDQQSEEYRNEVLPNNVRARVAIEAATSMGWHKYTGIDGAIISLDTFGGSAPGEQLFEKFGFTAENVVNESRKLLK
- the csaB gene encoding polysaccharide pyruvyl transferase CsaB, whose product is MKILHLISGGDTGGAKTHIISLLKGLNKRIDARIICFIEDTFYEDVLAAGIPIKVFKQKSRSDMSVIRRLTEEINQEGYDIIHCHGARANFIAQFLKGRVKKPFMTTIHSDYKLDFKDNFYKRLVYTTLNTISLRRFDYFVAVSDSFREMLISRGFKRDRIFVTYNGIDMGIPGDYVTKEEFLNRYGIEDQGLPLVGILARLDKVKDHRTFIEAAKHVLKTVDANFLIAGDGADEESLRDLVREYGLEKRIHFIGFVSDPYSFFNAIDINVLTSVSESFPYVILEGARMKKPVVSTEVGGIGRLVDNGENGFLCQPGDWEAIGERIISLIIDNNMAGIMGERLHQAAAERFSYDSMADSHIKMYTNILSMGPRIVMSGYFGFDNSGDDAILKAIVKDLREYDPSVRIKVLSKDPYKTEQLCPVISANRFKLREVIDAVKESDLVISGGGSLLQDVTSTRSLLYYLALMKLAMLLRKPVMIYANGIGPINKAFNRNITRWILDRVDLITLRDKGSLDFVRSIGVKNDKILVTADPVFTLNPSDRSRIMEIFEAEGIDHSKPLIGISVRGWRNEEGIVSAVAEGARRLIDNKSVGVIMIPMHYPEDLGISKRISELTGSGNCWTLKGKYSVEEIMGVIRETEMMAAMRLHSLIYAATQGVPVAGLVYDPKVKGFLDEMDLDHYLDVENITADGFYDLVSEVWLEKETIRSSIDSHKERLEKLALENVMQAYSLIGR